CATAccgtctctgtttctctctcagtcttCTGGGTAAAGTTCTTTCAGCCAGTCGAGCATCACAAATTTTTTCCCATTAAAGTGGGAGAAATACCGATCTAGGGTGGGGATATCTGGctggaaaacaaacacacacatgaacacacacacagagtatttgaattattttggaaatgctggaaataaatgttgttgttttttctgattACTATTCTGTGTGATTTGCATCTCAGTAAATGATCAATGATCGATTTAACCTTTAAATCTATTACATCTGACAAATCAGTTTGAAGCCGCGACTGCCGTTAGTGAGAAGAACAGTTTATATTAACCTTCTTTATGGAAATGAAAACAGACTTTGGTCTACAGCTTTAACATGCTATTTAATATGATACAGTTTTGAGCATTCTTAGATTAATTATAAAAGTAATACTAGCTTTAAAAAGCCGTGTAccggccacacctccttcaactTGTCTGACAGTTAcatggccacaccccctttaatGTAAACGGTGtgtacaggccacacctccttcaacaTGTCTGACAGTTGcatggccacaccccctttaatgtaaacaatgtgtacaggccacacctccttcaacaTGTCTGACAGTTGCATGGCCACACCCGCTTTAATGTAAACGATGtgtacaggccacacctccttcaacaTGTCTGACAGTTACAGGGTCACACCCCTTTTAATGTAAAGATGTgtacaggccacacctacttcaacATGTCTGACAGTTACatggccacacccactttaatGTAAACGATGTgtataggccacacctccttcaacaTGTCTGACAGTTACAGGGTCACACCCCCtttaatgtaaattatgtgtacaggccacacctccttcaacaTGTCTGACAGTTAcatggccacaccccctttaatGTAAACGATGtgtacaggccacacctccttcaacaTGTCTGACAGTTGCATGTCCACACCTGCTTTAATGTAAACGATGtgtacaggccacacctccttcaacaTGTCTGACAGTTACAGGGCCACACCTGctttaatgtaaacaatgtgtacaggccacacctccttcaacaTGTCTGACAGTTAcatggccacaccccctttaatGTAAACGATGtgtacaggccacacctccttcaacaTGTctgacagttacatgtccacACCTGCtttaatgtaaattatgtgtatAGGCCACATCTCCTTCAACATGTCTGACAGTTACAGGGCCACACCTGctttaatgtaaacaatgtgtacaggccacacctccttcaacaTGTctgacagttacatgtccacACCTGCTTTAATGTGAATTATGtgtacaggccacacctccttcaacaTGTctgacagttacatgtccacACCTGCTTTAATGTAAACGATGTGTATAGGCCACATCTCCTTCAACATGTctgacagttacatgtccacACCTGCtttaatgtaaattatgtgtataggccacacctccttcaacaTGTCTGACAGTTACAGGGCCACACCTGCTTTAATGTGAATTATGtgtacaggccacacctccttcaacaTGTCTGACAGTTACATGGCCACACCTGCTTTAATGTAAACGATGTgtataggccacacctcctttgcCATGACTTGAAACATGAAAAAGcaaaagtcagaaaaacaaagtgTCCAAAGACGTTTACGTTTACGTATACGTAAATTACGTTTCAAGCAACAGTGATAATAATGATTGTGATTAATCCTGACAACTTACACAATTGCTTAAATTATACAATTAAACGATTAGCAgtgacttaaaggcagggtctccgattttgagaaatgcttcagaaaactgagtcggaccgaataataaacaaaaatcaaaacaaaaatcaaaacaaacatgtagccaatgagcagaaaggggcggggcttgtcaatatgtggcggagagagtgttcagtgctcatgtgtgacattagcagaaagcggttttaacatcgacatggaggataaaaacaaagaaagaaatcaaagaaagacttacgataaggacaagaagtaggacgtgttaatataggatcagctttccagcgctggagagaactgaaggagcaggaagttggccacatattcacagattggagtttcccgagtcaataactcctgagctaaacgctgttactacacaaataacacctcttttctatcgtagtaatgtagagaggcagctacaaccgcgttttgtgtagtaacagcgtttagctcaggagttattgactcgggaaactccgacctgtgaatatgtggccgactttacttaagacaccgaggcgcttttttccttctcgatcggtgagtaatgttggttttgctttgttacacagaactaatatatgcctttgtcctttacatcattatgcttgtgtgtcatttttgcttgtttgtttatctacaatcgtgttgttcttcccttcagctatgataaagacacatttctttccattagtctcctgggttacgtatgtatgtgtgggcggagctatcgacacaggggcgtgtttgttttggtgatttcaaatgtcaacactggcttttaaaaatcagagaccccacctaTAAGCTAGATGGAGAAAGGATGGAGTTTGTACCTTGTATCCCTCGAAGAGCTGGAGTACATTCTGGGGCATGTATCCAACCATCAGAGAGGACTCATCAGATCCACTGAACAAAATCTTGTAGTGTGGGGTGCTATCCATTCTCtttagctacacacacacacacacacacacacacacacacacacacacacacatgcatgcacacacatgtatgtacaAATTAAGTATAAAAGCTGCAACcatgttaataaatatatacattaatgtgtgtgtatagacctGAGAGTCGGTGTACTTCTTCCTCCTTAACCACTCTGGAGGAACCCGAAGTCCTTCGTCCCAGCCCACTATCACCCCCACCATGTGATTCTCCATCTCCATGACGACCTCTCCTACTCGATGCAGCACATACTCCGGCCTGGGACTGCGTGGCACCTctgattctacacacacacacacacacacacacacacacacagacacacagacacacacacacacacaaaagtttaACTATGTGCTAATGTAAATACTGTGACACTCACTGGGTCTGGAAAAGCAGCTCATTTTCTATTTGTGAGCTTGAAGTGGGAGAACAAACAGGCTCTGAAATGGTGAATAATTGAATGTGAGACTTCTCAATAAGAAGTTCAGCAAGATTAACACGTCTTGTGTTTTTAACACCTAGACAATGTTTTATTACAACCAGTGAAAAAAAAGGAGGCGTCTGAATTCTTTCAGTTCTTAATTGAGATTCGGTCCAAGCTGTCCTGAAGTGAGGTGTATAGTATCTGATCTTAACACCACCATTATCTACTCGCATTACTGGTTAGTCTCGGGTGTTCGGGTCTAAAATCTTTACAGCTCAAAATGCCCAAAAGTGCAGTCCTGACAGATGATCGGTGGCACTTGTGCTCGTTTGTGGGGTCATAAATCCTTCAGATATATCAGCTTGATATGGAactgtgtaatatacagtgttGTATCTATAGTCTCATATGTTTTTTTACTGTTAGGATGGTAGAAATGTTATTAGGCTGAGACATAAgcaaagaatgagaaagagagagagagagaaggagagagaagaggaaaatcAGCTGTTATTTGGAGCACAGCCCTTCCTCAGGGAGTCTCATGCAAAACTTATGTTTAACTTGTTGGCTGTAGAACTAATTTTTATGCAAACTCCATTGTTTAAACTGTAACGGAACAGAAAACATACCACATGCCTCTGAGCTCCGTATTTCAatgtgacggtggtgaggaaaaactccctgagatgatacgagtgaggaagaaaccttgagaggaaccaggcctagaactgaacctcatcctcatttgggtgacactggacaggaaatgatgtcaatgtaaataatgtcctttctacaacagattgtagtcgagtggaattaagcaaccgagagctcctgaggaactaacaggtcagagtcatttcccacaaacccaacactaattccttcctgctgaagtcttcaaagaACTGACTACTGACTGACGCGACAACGGTTCAGAGAAGGATCATAAACAGATTGGATTATCGAAGCCTTCACAATTTGTCACATCAGATACAACAACGGATTTAGTCTTACATGAAATGTTCAGAATCAGATCTAACTTCACCCCAAATGTCAGCCcagtgatcagtgtggtgtATGAAGATTGTTATGCACTGGATCTACACAGCTACTGCAGCCTGCGGGTAAAGGAAGCATAGCGCTAGCAGATCAGCTGTCCTTGTCATGCtgttttcacacctgtaaatgtgtacatacaatttcgtttacactgtatatgtcattctgttacactgtggagcttgtgtcactaaaacaaattccttgcatgaggaaacatgcctggcaataaattctgattctgattttattcttaaggattttattttttctttcacattaaCGGCATTTGGCTGACACGTTCatccagagccacttacatttatactgctgagcaattgagacctgagggccttactcaggggcccaggagaggcagcttggtggccttgGGATTTCAACTCAACCTTCCAATCACTTTAATTTAAACTTTCTTCATTGTCTCCGTAATCATATAAGGAACCatagatttttttcatatttctgcttACACCTAATGTTCGGATTGTTGATGTGAGTGGGTTTAGAATTTCTACAGCTGTTTGCACAATTTGTGTCTAGAAGCTTCCCCTGCTTTTTAGCAACTCCGGTGTAAAAGCAGCAAAACCCTGGACACTGAAAGACTGGACATGCTTGGAGTAAATTTGGGATCATTTCCATTTGGAAAACTTTCACACATTTGGTCAAACTAGCaggaacattttaaacaaacagaaattaaCTATGAGGttgttatataaatgtttcacaagacagaataaaaaaaaaaaggttcttacCTGCAAAATAGCCTTGTGTATTACTGCGCATCAGAGACTCCAGGGCCAAGATATCTGCTTGGATCGTATCCTGGTCCTCTTCCGCTCCCAgcagtctgtgtgaatgtgtgagtgagtgtgtgagcacagGTCTACATGATCGGTACTTGTGTACGGTTTTAAAAAGAACCGTGAAAGGTTTTGCATCTAAAGCTTACGGAAATTTGGGCATCCAAGAAGCGATCCAGTCGGCCCAGACGGTCATGTTCAGATATTTCATCCTCGTGATTTTCCATGCCTCTAGGATTCTGAATAAAGAGAAGCAGAAATTCAGTATATGTAAACACTTACAGACTGATATATCAGTCTAGATCATGTTTTTATTAGCATAAAGGCTATGAGGAAgacaatgaaagaaaagaacCTTTTAAGatttaacactttttacaacagtggattttaaatgtttattacagaATGAAAAGAAGAGAGTTTTTCAGGACTGCAGCTGTGTCCCTGTAGTCACTCCAGATTAGTGGGGCATTAAGAGCAACTTCAAGCACAGTAAAAATGTAAGAAGCCTCAGGaacagcagaaataaaacagaaaaaacaaaagaaataaaaatctcctacatttgctttaaatgtatttgatcAAGATGGACATGCTTGGCAttggcgagagagagagagagagagagagagagagagagagagagagagagagagagagagagagagagagagacagacaggtatagagagagagagaaacagacagacagacagactgatatgatagacaggtagagagaggggagaaagacagacagggatagagagagagagagagagacagacagacagacagagacagggaaagagagcgagagagagagagaaacagacagacagacagactgatatgatagacaggtagagagaggggagaaagacagacagggatagagagagagagagagacagacagacagacagagacagggaaagagagcgagagagagagaaacagacagacagagagagagacagagagagagcagtcttTCCCAAATCCCAGAGTGTCCATAGTTTTGTCGTCCCTCAACCCCATCACACAAGCAGCAGTTATTCGAAGTGATTGACTGTTTGCTATTTCTGCGGCTCCCTATGTAgcttgtttgttgtgtgttgtgtgttatgtgtgtccCTGAATAGATGTgggacaaacaaaaaacaagtagcaccatttaatttgattacatcGAGACTTTTTCTACGGAATTGCTCAAGAGCtaaaaatgcagtttaaatgtaaataaagcttTGTAGTCTAAAGGTTCACCTGTTTCCATAGGCTTTTCTGGTTTACTCCCAAATGTCAAAAACATGCTAGTTGGTTAACTagctatgctaaattgcccATAGATTTGTGAGTTAGCATGTCAATGTGCATGTGCACATGGTGCCATGTGACGGACAGGTCGTGTTCCCACCTCACATCCGGTGAttctgggataggctccagagtCATAGTgtattgtcacagcagtggagtcattcagattcctgggaaccacaatctcccaggacctgaagtgggacattcacattgactccattgtgaaaaaggcttagcagaggttgtacttccttcgccagctgaggaagttcaacctgccacaggatctgctgaaacagttctacactgctgtcattgaatccatcctctgcacctcagtgactgtttggttcagctcagccatcCAATCCGACCTACAGAgagtagtccggactgctgagcgaatcattggcacaactctccccactctccaagacctgtactcctccagagtgagcaaaagggcaaagacaatcactctggacccctcacatgcAGCACACTCagtctggacccctcacatcctgcacactcactcttcgaactgttgccatctggtcgacgctacagagccctgagcaccagaatgaccagacataggaagtttcttccctcaggcaatccatctgatgaacacttaacatactcTATTCTAACATTGTTTACAAgtactcatttatattttaagttgCACATCTACATTTGAATTTGCACATATATAtacttcaatttgcacatttattttttcccctgtacATACAACTATCTGTTATACATGTGTTCATGTCCTAtcaatgccattctgtttacacagtggagctcctgtactacaACAAATTCCTTggatgtgaaaacatacttggcaataaagacctttctgattctgatactgATTCTGATACTGAATCTGATATAtacacatttcagttgattgctgttttgcacaatactttacaatatttcgtgaaactgctgctataatactaatgtgttcattccagtatttctgcacacataatattgtttaaacatacagtatgaacactggtctgtgctgttgttgtgtaatgtcttttgtgtaatgtcttttgtgtaatgtcttgtattttttgttggcACTGTTTcgtttgtcctgtactgtctttgtcttttgccctgtactgtcttttgtcctgcactgtctttttatCTTATGTTCTTTTGAcctgtactgtctttttgtcttcttgtctttttgtcttgtcctgcactgccttttgtcctgcactgtctttttgtcttatgtactgcattgtcttttgtccagcactgtctttttgtcttatgtcctgcactgtcttttgtcctgcactgtctttttgtcttgtcctgcactgttttttgtccagcactgtctttttgtcttgtcctgcactgtcttttgtccagcactgtctttttgtcttgtcctgcactgtcatttgtcctgcactgtcttgtttgtcttgccCTGCGCTGTGtacaccaggtcacacagatgcactatgtacctacttacttactacgcactacttactaagtccttatagctctgcctttgtgttatgtagcaccaggtcCTGTATAACCTTGTCTCATATCactgtactgcaacagctatatattattgaaatgacaataaaagcttcttgacttgacttagttatatatatttatataaaactaaacagtcatatattctgtatttatatttaatactcatactgtctatatcgTATCACATCTgctttgtcttgtatagtataatgttatttatgtctgcacttttgagagtcacaaacagctggaaccaaattctttgtgtgtgtaaacacacctggccaataaatctgattctgattctgagatatttgtgtgtgtgtgtgtgtgtgtgtgtgtgtgtgtgtgtgtgtgtgtgtatatatatatatatatatatatatatatatatatatatatatatatatatatatatatatgataacaTGAATGTcgattgtattgtgtgtgtgtgtgtgtgtgtgtgtgtgtgtgtgtgtgtgtgtgtgtgtgtgtgtgtgtgtgtgtgtgtgtgtgtgtttgcatacccCTGAGTTGCTAGTGTGCGTTGTGCTTCGGTCCCGCTGGCCAACTCCATTATGAGATATTGTGCGGACAAAGCGCACAGGAGAATCACGAGATGAGGCAGCATCGTTTCCGTCAACTGCGGCATCACGTGACCTGTCGTTTCAACGCAAACAAAACACGTGTCAAACGCAGCTGTTCACAAACGAGCTAAAACACAATCTGGACTCGGGCGTGAGGTTTAATCTCAACACTACAAaccacagacagataaataaacgGAAGTTTATGCGGGTGGTAGAACCGAACACATTAGATCGTTCCGTGTAGTAAAGAATCAGAACTAGACGCAATGCACGCGTGATTCGTACCACAAAAGTTGCCCAACACATCTGCGCTGTCAAACAAACAATCGTTAATATTTGCATAAGGAGAGGTTTCGGTTTTGGCACCTGCCTTGGAGCGCCGAAGCGCCAATAGCCGAGACCCACGCGGAGAGGAGGAAGGTTTACGCGTGCGACTCGCGCTCCGCCACGTCAGGACCCGACACGCGGATGTGTTTACATGCTTTTGCGATGACGGAGGTGTGCGGATAGAGAGCGCTGTTTAGCCAAGACAAGACTACAGACCTTACAAAAATCACCATAAACTACTTtatcacataacacacaaaacaccgAGGTGCCATCGGTGGagtttgtgtttaaacaggtcttATTCGGGCACTGACTAAGTGTAGCCTTCATCTACTAGGTACACTAGGTGTATAATTTAGTGATAGGATACAATTTGTAATGATCTAAAGACAATTCAGTGCAGTGGAGTAGAAAGCAGAAATACTTTCGGTTTCCTTTGGAGTCCCACAGGGTTCAGTTTTAGGCCCATTCCTTTTCAGTGTGCTAGCTGAAATAAAATCAGGAAATACAACACAGTACAAATgtacatttctatttttatcatcggtgtgtgtgtgtgtgtgtgtgtgagagagagagagagagagagagagagagagagagagagagagagagaaagagaaagagagagagagagagagagattttatggCTATCATAAATTTGGCAATGATAGAGATACTGATACTTGGTACTAAAGCTCAGGAAAAAACCTAAGAAACAATCCTAGGTGTACCTAAAAAAAGAATGCTTTATTTTAGGGAAAAAAGTTATCAAGACTACATTCTATTACTGAAAAAACATTGATTAAATTAGTTTCACGTAAGAGTTTTcttttatactgtacacttgATATATTTTCAGAAAAGGAACAGGTGGATAGAGCAGGGTGTGGAAACATgagtttatttcattaaaatatcaGTATGTACTAATGACAGCACTACTCCCTACAGGTACATAGTTATTGAATCATGTATTTTTGCAGTTAATCTGATTTCTTCATATAAAAGtatacaaatgaataattatacAAAGTGCCCTTAGCCGGGGCATTCTATACCCCCACCCCCCCGAGTGTCTGGGACAGAGGACTGAGTGCGTGTCTGGCCCTCTTCATCACTAGCTCACTCATTCGCATGGCATTAACAGcatcacatcacttcctgtgcaGGGGTCAGGTTGGTGATTGAGGGAGGGTCTGATACGATAAGCTTTCATTTCAAAAACCATGGATATAAAATCATCTTAATGACATGTATACTTACAGACGTTAAGaaagagtacacacacacacacacacacacacacacacacacacacacaaacacacacacccatacacacaggCCCAGGTGCATGGGCTTTGGTTCACTGAACCAAGCTTAAAGCTATAATCTAAATCCTGCCACAGCAGGAACCGAACAGACCGCAACAGCTGaaagtgttaaaaaagaaaggattAAAGACACAATTTCagagtaaatgaaatgaatgacaAGTACAAACTATTTCAAACCTCATGAAGACTTTATCACTGCTAGGCATGGGCTgatatttcatttctatttccaTAACAGTGTCTAACCTTCTCTTATAGCTTGCAGATGTATCCTTACTGTATAACCTCACGACTACAGAACATTACAGTATTTCATCCAAGTCAATTAAACACACTTATTTAATGTGATAGTGTTAAAGCTTTTGTGAGCTAAGCTGGaaatttctatatatttatatatatttcccaaaaacattttattttaaaaatcgaGAAAATTCAGCAACGGCTTTAAAACGATCTGAAAAAATtagataattataatattaacatgAGCGtttaaacgtacacacacatttagatatacaaaaaaaatgtcattaatgaaaaaacaatgaaataattttttactatttaatttaatttttttttatttaattaccaGTTACTTTTATTCTTGTtgattaatcttttttttttttttaatgaaccaaTAAAACGGGAGTAATGTAGCACTGATACAACAGCACTGATCGTTTAAGGTCTTTAATTCCTCTTATGCCACTGCAATTTGTCaacaattatatttaaaaaactattgaacaatgtatgtattttaaacatttacagttaaATGATCCCGTTACAAAATAGCCTAGGCTTGCTAAGCATTGCTTTACTGATAAATACCAAAATTaatgatagaaataaaaaataagaataattacAATGACGTAATTAACCAAATTCGAAACCATAATTTAAGAGTTACGTTTACGTGTTGTACTAATTTAAAACAGCTCGGTTTTAATTGAAAATTTGCATACGAGGTTAATGAAAAATGgatatttagaaaaatatttattaaaaactcaaagagttttaatgtttattaaaaaaaggggACTAAGGCAGTGATCtttaacttgtaaaaaaaaaaaagatctgtccTTCTGTTGatttttcttgtcatttttgacttattttgtgatttctttttgtgtttCCTTAAAGAAACAGGGGTGCAGAAACTAAACTGATTAACTATACACTTATAAAATGcctaatatttaataaactggATTAATAccaagaataaaacacatccaGACACGCCGTTACAGGAAAAGAATTAATTTTGCGTCTCTTTCTTGTGTTCTTATTTATCAGC
This DNA window, taken from Tachysurus fulvidraco isolate hzauxx_2018 chromosome 23, HZAU_PFXX_2.0, whole genome shotgun sequence, encodes the following:
- the si:dkey-261l7.2 gene encoding uncharacterized protein si:dkey-261l7.2, with the protein product MPQLTETMLPHLVILLCALSAQYLIMELASGTEAQRTLATQGILEAWKITRMKYLNMTVWADWIASWMPKFPLLGAEEDQDTIQADILALESLMRSNTQGYFAESEVPRSPRPEYVLHRVGEVVMEMENHMVGVIVGWDEGLRVPPEWLRRKKYTDSQLKRMDSTPHYKILFSGSDESSLMVGYMPQNVLQLFEGYKPDIPTLDRYFSHFNGKKFVMLDWLKELYPED